TTATAACCATCAGGCATTGCGTCAGCAATACGGTGACCGTTACGCGTTCCAGACTGGCTCCGACTGCGAAGTGATTCTGGCGCTGTATCAGGAAAAAGGCCCTGAATTCCTGGATGAACTGCGCGGCATGTTCGCCTTTGCCCTGTATGACAGCGAAAAAGACGCCTACCTGATTGGCCGTGATCACCTCGGCATCATCCCGCTGTACATGGGTTACGATGAGCACGGCAACCTGTATGTCGCTTCTGAAATGAAAGCGCTGGTGCCGGTTTGCCGCACCATCAAAGAATTCCCGGCTGGCAGCTACCTGTGGAGCAAAGACGGCGAAATTCGCGAGTATTACCAGCGCGACTGGTTTGATTACGACGCCGTAAAAGACAACGAAACGGATAAAGAAGCGCTGCGCGATGCGCTGGAAGAAGCGGTGAAAAGCCACCTGATGTCTGACGTGCCCTACGGCGTGTTGCTCTCTGGCGGTCTGGATTCCTCCGTTATCTCAGCAATCACCAAAAAATATGCGGCACGTCGCGTAGAAGATGACGAGCGTAGTGAAGCCTGGTGGCCTCAGTTGCACTCTTTCGCCGTCGGTTTGGAAGGTGCACCAGATTTGAAAGCCGCGCAAGAAGTCGCTAACCACTTGGGCACCGTGCACCACGAAATTCACTTCACCGTGCAGGAAGGGCTGGATGCGATTCGCGACGTGATTTATCACATCGAAACCTATGACGTCACCACGATTCGCGCCTCAACGCCGATGTACCTGATGTCCCGTAAAATCAAAGCCATGGGCATCAAGATGGTGCTGTCAGGCGAAGGGTCTGACGAAGTGTTCGGCGGTTACCTCTATTTCCACAAAGCGCCAAACGCCAAAGAATTGCATGAAGAAACCGTGCGTAAGCTGCTGGCACTGCACCAGTACGACTGCGCCCGTGCGAACAAAGCGATGTCAGCCTGGGGTGTGGAAGCTCGCGTACCGTTCCTGGACAAAAACTTCCTCGATGTCGCGATGCGCATCAACCCACGCGACAAAATGTGTGGCAACGGCAAGATGGAAAAACACATCCTGCGCGAGTGCTTTGAATCTTATCTGCCGCACAGCGTTGCATGGCGCCAGAAAGAACAGTTCTCTGACGGCGTAGGCTACAGCTGGATTGATACGCTGAAAGAAGTAGCGGCTCAACAGGTTACCGATCAGCAGTTGGAGACAGCTCGCTTCCGCTTCCCGTACAACACGCCAAGCTCCAAAGAAGCGTATTTGTACCGTGAAATCTTCGAAGAGTTGTTCCCGGTTCCAAGCGCAGCAGAATGCGTACCGGGTGGCCCGTCTGTCGCCTGTTCGTCAGCTAAAGCGATTGAGTGGGATGAATCTTTCAAGAAACTGGATGATCCATCAGGCCGTGCGGTTGGCGTACACCAGTCAGCCTACAAATAATTCGATTTAATTTCTTCAATCAACGGGCCTTTCATGGCCCGTTTTTGTATGCTTAATTGACTGGGAATGCGTGCTTTTTGGCGTTTTTCTCACCATACTGTTCACAACCCAAACAAACGGTACATTGAGGGCACTTTTCGGGAAAAAACTAGTTGACGCAATTAGGCCAACTACGCATAATGCGCCCCGCAACGCCGATGAAGGTGACGCGGAAAAGATGGCTACGTAGCTCAGCTGGTTAGAGCACAGCACTCATAATGCTGGGGTCACAGGTTCGATTCCCGTCGTAGCCACCATCTTTTTTGCGGGAGTGGCGAAATTGGTAGACGCACCAGATTTAGGTTCTGGCGCCGCAAGGTGTGCGAGTTCAAGTCTCGCCTCCCGCACCATATCATCTTCTCGGTCTGACATCGCTTTTCGAAGCTTGTTAGTGTTTTGTAGTGATTGGGGTATCGCCAAGCGGTAAGGCACCGGTTTTTGATACCGGCATTCCCTGGTTCGAATCCAGGTACCCCAGCCATTTCAAAACATATGCTGAAAAATTCGTTGTCCTGTTGGGGTATCGCCAAGCGGTAAGGCACTGGTTTTTGATACCAGCATTCCCTGGTTCGAATCCAGGTACCCCAGCCATATACTTGATAGTAGAAGATTTGTTGAAGTAAAGTAACATTAGCAGTACATTTGGCTACGTAGCTCAGCTGGTTAGAGCACAGCACTCATAATGCTGGGGTCACAGGTTCGATTCCCGTCGTAGCCACCATATTTTTGGGGTATCGCCAAGCGGTAAGGCACCGGATTCTGATTCCGGCATTCCGAGGTTCGAATCCTCGTACCCCAGCCAAATAAAGCTGGTAAAACAGCAAAGAAACGGGGCGACAATCGAAAGATGTCGCCCCGTTTTGTTATGTCATGCGACAAAAATTTTAACGCTCACCCTACGGTTACTCCCCTTCTCTATTTTAAATACGAAGTTCCCCCTTCAATAGGCGGAAACAACACTCTACTCTTCTACTTGGCCCCAAGCATTTCCCTAAAGCTCGTCAGAAAGCCATAGCGCCACGCAAAATAAATTCCTAAGCCCGAGGCGATATGCTGTCATATCTCACGATACGAAGCCCTTGAGGGCGTTTCACGCCAAGTGAAGAATCCGCTCTATCCAACGTATGTAAAAATCCCATCTGGAAGTGATTCGGGAGGACTCCCCGTTCTTGTCATGATCCTAAATAGCTTCGCCTAATACCGCTCCACTTTAGCCAGACCATGCTGATTGCCGGGGAACGGTGAAGCGGCATTCATAAATAATTTTACCTGTTCCAGTAACTGCCACATATACCGGCACTGATGGTTACGCGTTATCGTTTCGTGTAACGACAACCACAGCAACTCGATTGGATTCAGCCACGGCGAATACGTGGGCAGGAACAACAACCGGAACTTCGTATTTTTTCCCAGCCACTTTTTCACCTTGTGGCTTTTATGAATGATGTAATTATCAACGACCAGCGTAATGGTTTTCGCTCGCCGATATGTCCGCCGTAATGTCTCTAACAGATTGATAAATAAATCAGAACACTTTTTACTGCCGCCAACGTAATGAACTCGTCCCGTATCCGAATGCAGTGCCCCTGCCAGATAATACTTTTGGTTCTGTCCCGGCGTAGTAATACGTTTCTGTTGCCCTTTGAGCATCCAGTCCGCGCCGATTTTCGGGTTCAGGTCGATATCTACTTCATCCTGATAAAACACGGGATGCTCTGTTTGTTTCCGAGAGACCGCTTGTTCGATGGCGAGTCGTTTTTCCTCATAATCTGGGTCTTTGATTTTCAGTGTTGGCGCGGCTCTGCGCCAGACAATGCCCGCTCGTCTCAGATAGCGATGCAACGTGGAAGGATGCAGCGCCACGTTAAAAAGCCGGTTAACGATAAGTGCCAACAACTCGGTGCTCCAGCGGGAGCGCAGCCAGCCAAAATCCTGAGGAGAGCGTTGAATAAGAAGCGGTAGCATATGCAGGATATCAGCGACTGGCCAGCGCGGTGCTCGTCCGGCTTTGAGGCTCTTTAGTCCTTCAACACCATGTAAAGTAAACCAATTTATCCACCTTCCAACGGATGAGCGGGCCGCACAAAGCAGTCTGGCAACGTCGGTGACAGTCATTCCCCGATGCAGCATCAGTATGGCGATGAGTCGTCTGGAGTAATTTTTATCATGTGTCTGTTGGGCTTCTTTACGCATTAGTCGTCGTTCTTCATCAGGGATTGCTGCTATGATCGGCATCGCTCAGTCCGGTTGGTGATTTGTTTTGATTTGGCGATTGATCAGATCGCACAACTCGGACTGAGTTCCCTTCAAGTGATCTACTATTTGGCGAAGTTATTTAGTTCACCGATACGCCTATTTTTCATACGAATACCAACAGAGTTGAAATTGTAATATTCAGAAACATAGGGCATCATTTGCAACCAAGCACGGTTTAAAACGCATGTTCTACGAAGTTGAATTTCTGACTGACGTGATTGTTGCATCCGTTCAATGCGATCATGCCTAAGCTTGATGAAGTGGCAGACGGCAAGTGGCTGGTTGAAATTGAAGGTAAAATTAGTATCCGCGATCTGACCCATAACCTATATCCCTGTGGGCAAAGTGCGCGTTAGCGGGATTGATATGGAATTCGATTGTAGGATTGATGTTTATCAAAAATAACAACCACCAATTTTAAATAAGGAATAGTTTAATGGCTGAAAGATCTATCGGCGAAGAAATAAAAGACAAAGCAGATTATTTATTAAGCAAAGGAATAATAGAATCTTACCTGCATAAACATATATTCTCACTTATTGAACTAGGCGAAGTAAAATCATCTGGAAAAATAGTAGACTCTATATTGGATAATTTTCAAAAAAATGAATTAACCAATAAAAAAGACCCTGATGAAAAAGAGTACTTTTTTAAAAAAATATCACAACTAAATAAAGATAAAATAATTCTTTCAGAGGAAAATTCGCATCTTAAAGAACAACAAAAAATATATAAGTCAGAATTTGACATAGTCATGAGAAAAATTCATGAAAAAGAAAATGAGATTAAAAAGCTAACTGAAGAAAATAAAGAACTGAGAGAAAAAACACAACAATCAAAAATTGATAAGAACATATCTGGGTATGTGGACTCAGTAAAAGAAAAACTAAATATTGATGATAGATTTTTCATAATAATGTCGCATATTTGGTCAGGCTGCGGCATGTTATTTTGTATTGGAGCAATAGCAGCAGCATTTTGTACATTCATAGCAGGTATTGACACCCTTTTAAAAAATGAAGAATTAAACTCAGTGAGTATATTTTACTTATTTACACGCGGCCTGTTAGGAATTGGCTTACTTTCGTGGCTTTCCTATGTCTGTTTCAGCAATTCAAGACGTTACACTCACGAATCAATTCGGCGAAAAGACCGCCAACATGCATTGATGTTCGGGCAAATTTTCCTACAGATTTTTGGCGGAACAGCTTCAAAAGAAGATGCGATCCATGTATTTAAAGACTGGAATATGTCCGGTGATACCGCATTTTCTGGTAAAACAGAACAACCGCCATCCGTTCATGGATTGTTAGCACAAATAAAAAATATGCTGCCAGCAAAATCTGACAATGCTACTGATACAAGTAAAAAAGAAGATAGTAACTAACAAAAGGGAAGAGGTTTTTTATGTCGCTCCGCTGGTTACAATTAGATGAAAAAAGACTTTCACGACAATGGGTTTTTAGATTGGCAATAGCTATACCGTTTGCAATAAGTTTCTTATTGTGCATTCCATTATGGTTCGAAACAACATTCGATTTTTCATCTGCTGGCTATGCAAAATTCCTTTCGATGTTTTCATTACCTATAGGTGTATTGTCTCTATCAATTCCTTGGGTTGCTATTGTCGCGCATATACACAGGACGATCCAAACGGAGGTACAAATTGAACTCATTAACCAGAAAAACGTCAGTGAACGATTTCACTCACATCAAAAATATGTAACAGAGAGCCTTTCATTTATAAAAGGAAATAAAATACAAATAAGAGGATATGATATAAAATTAGAAATATCAGATCCATACTCTCTTTATCGTGATTTTTTCCCTAACTCATCTCCAGATAACGGGATCATCTTAGACACTAAAGAAAGTCATGCTTTAAATATCATAGTATCCTTATCAGATATAAACAAAAATCTAGAAAAAACATACAATTATATAAATAAAAACAAAGAAGTTAACGTAAATATATTGGCCATGAATTTACTTGAGGTTATCCTTGACATGTCAAATATAAAAAGATCCTTATCAATAAATAAAACAGAGATAGAATTAATAAGAAAAAATAAAGAAATTTTATTTTTAGAAGATAATAGAAAATATAATTTTTCCACTTATTTCTTTAGCGAAAAAGAACTAAAATCATACCTAGAAGAAATACGTTCAATATCTTACAGGGTTCTATATTTATTAGATATTGAAAATAACGAATATTATACTCACATAAATAGATACATATTTGAGGATGAACATAATTACTTCTCTATGGTGT
This genomic interval from Pectobacterium aquaticum contains the following:
- a CDS encoding IS630 family transposase; translation: MPIIAAIPDEERRLMRKEAQQTHDKNYSRRLIAILMLHRGMTVTDVARLLCAARSSVGRWINWFTLHGVEGLKSLKAGRAPRWPVADILHMLPLLIQRSPQDFGWLRSRWSTELLALIVNRLFNVALHPSTLHRYLRRAGIVWRRAAPTLKIKDPDYEEKRLAIEQAVSRKQTEHPVFYQDEVDIDLNPKIGADWMLKGQQKRITTPGQNQKYYLAGALHSDTGRVHYVGGSKKCSDLFINLLETLRRTYRRAKTITLVVDNYIIHKSHKVKKWLGKNTKFRLLFLPTYSPWLNPIELLWLSLHETITRNHQCRYMWQLLEQVKLFMNAASPFPGNQHGLAKVERY
- the asnB gene encoding asparagine synthase B, yielding MCSIFGVLDLKSDPVELRKKALELSRLMRHRGPDWSGVYASDKAILAHERLSIVDVNTGAQPLYNAERTHILAVNGEIYNHQALRQQYGDRYAFQTGSDCEVILALYQEKGPEFLDELRGMFAFALYDSEKDAYLIGRDHLGIIPLYMGYDEHGNLYVASEMKALVPVCRTIKEFPAGSYLWSKDGEIREYYQRDWFDYDAVKDNETDKEALRDALEEAVKSHLMSDVPYGVLLSGGLDSSVISAITKKYAARRVEDDERSEAWWPQLHSFAVGLEGAPDLKAAQEVANHLGTVHHEIHFTVQEGLDAIRDVIYHIETYDVTTIRASTPMYLMSRKIKAMGIKMVLSGEGSDEVFGGYLYFHKAPNAKELHEETVRKLLALHQYDCARANKAMSAWGVEARVPFLDKNFLDVAMRINPRDKMCGNGKMEKHILRECFESYLPHSVAWRQKEQFSDGVGYSWIDTLKEVAAQQVTDQQLETARFRFPYNTPSSKEAYLYREIFEELFPVPSAAECVPGGPSVACSSAKAIEWDESFKKLDDPSGRAVGVHQSAYK